From a region of the Streptomyces tirandamycinicus genome:
- a CDS encoding N-acetylglucosamine kinase, producing the protein MPGSGPRRPPATVLAIDAGNSKTDVAVVDAEGSVLGSARGGGFRPPRAGAAAAPDRPDRPNGGAGPDGGARRDEPGQLHALHALHTLTGLDGLDGLDGLDGTVRQALGSAGLSSVTHVSACLANADLPAEEAELAEAVRARGWGASSEVRNDTFAVLRAGVDEPRGVAVVCGAGINCVGMVPDGRTARFPAVGRISGDWGGGAGLAEEALWFAARAEDGRGAPTELARTLPAHFGLPSMYALVEALHLGRLAAGRRHELTPVLFSTAAAGDTVAGAIVDRLAEEVVLMSTVALGRLGLLDEEVPVVLGGSVLAARHPRLLGGIEELLAARAPKAVVSVVTAPPVLGAALLGLDRLGSPAAARARLRSRYGEQASAVGGSGAPPPGR; encoded by the coding sequence GTGCCCGGCTCGGGGCCGCGCCGCCCCCCGGCCACGGTCCTCGCCATCGACGCCGGCAACAGCAAGACGGACGTGGCGGTGGTCGACGCGGAGGGTTCGGTCCTGGGCTCGGCCCGCGGCGGCGGATTCCGGCCACCGAGAGCGGGTGCCGCGGCGGCACCGGACAGACCGGACAGACCGAACGGAGGGGCCGGACCGGACGGAGGCGCCAGACGGGACGAACCGGGCCAACTCCATGCACTCCACGCGCTCCACACACTCACCGGACTCGACGGACTCGACGGACTCGACGGACTCGACGGCACGGTCCGGCAGGCCCTCGGCAGCGCGGGGCTGAGCTCCGTCACCCATGTCTCCGCCTGTCTGGCCAATGCCGATCTCCCAGCCGAGGAGGCGGAGTTGGCGGAGGCCGTACGGGCCCGCGGCTGGGGTGCCAGCAGCGAGGTCCGCAACGACACCTTCGCGGTCCTGCGGGCCGGGGTCGACGAGCCCAGGGGCGTCGCCGTCGTCTGCGGTGCGGGCATCAACTGCGTGGGCATGGTGCCGGACGGCCGTACCGCGCGCTTCCCGGCCGTCGGCAGGATCTCCGGGGACTGGGGAGGGGGCGCGGGGCTCGCGGAGGAGGCGCTGTGGTTCGCCGCGCGGGCCGAGGACGGGCGCGGTGCACCGACCGAACTGGCCCGTACGCTGCCCGCGCACTTCGGTCTGCCGTCGATGTACGCACTCGTCGAGGCGCTGCACCTGGGACGTCTCGCCGCGGGGCGCAGGCACGAACTCACCCCGGTCCTGTTCTCGACCGCCGCCGCCGGCGACACCGTCGCGGGCGCGATCGTCGACCGGCTCGCGGAGGAGGTCGTCCTGATGTCCACGGTGGCACTCGGCCGGCTCGGGCTGCTGGACGAGGAGGTCCCCGTGGTGCTCGGCGGCAGCGTGCTCGCGGCGCGGCACCCCCGGCTCCTCGGCGGGATCGAGGAGTTGCTCGCCGCCCGTGCGCCCAAGGCGGTCGTCTCCGTGGTGACCGCGCCGCCCGTGCTGGGCGCGGCGCTGCTGGGCCTGGACCGCCTCGGGTCGCCGGCCGCGGCACGGGCCCGGCTGCGGTCGCGGTACGGCGAACAGGCCTCCGCGGTAGGGGGATCAGGCGCTCCGCCGCCGGGCCGCTGA
- a CDS encoding 6-phospho-beta-glucosidase — MPQSTVGHPPLPRQAKIAVVGGGSTYTPELIDGFARLREALPLRELVLIDPAADRLDLVGGLARRIFARQGHPGTISTTGDLDAGVAGADAVLLQLRVGGQAARQQDETWPLECGCVGQETTGAGGLAKALRTVPVVLDIAERVRRAAPDAWIVDFTNPVGIVTRALLRAGHRAVGLCNVAIGLQRKFAALLDTAPGEVHLDHVGLNHLTWETGVRLGGPEGENVLPRLLAAHGDTLAGDLRLPREILDRLGAVPSYYLRYFYEHDAVVREMKAGPPRATEVAALEERLLEMYGDPSLDEKPALLARRGGAYYSEAAVDLVASLLGGTGSPYQVVNTYNDGTLPFLPDDAVVEVQAAVGTKGAAPLPPPDVDPLYRGLIASVTAYEELALEAALRGGRDRVFKALLAHPLVGQHASAEALTERLVAHNREHLPWA, encoded by the coding sequence ATGCCGCAATCCACCGTGGGCCACCCCCCGCTCCCCCGGCAGGCGAAGATCGCCGTCGTGGGCGGCGGCTCCACGTACACACCCGAACTGATCGACGGATTCGCCCGGTTGAGGGAGGCCCTGCCGCTCCGCGAGCTGGTGCTCATCGACCCGGCAGCCGATCGGCTGGACCTGGTCGGCGGGCTCGCCCGGCGGATCTTCGCCCGCCAGGGCCACCCCGGGACCATCTCGACCACCGGCGACCTGGACGCGGGAGTGGCCGGTGCCGACGCCGTGCTGCTGCAGCTGCGCGTCGGCGGTCAGGCCGCACGACAGCAGGACGAGACCTGGCCGCTGGAGTGCGGCTGCGTCGGGCAGGAGACGACGGGGGCCGGCGGGCTGGCCAAGGCGCTGCGCACCGTGCCGGTGGTACTGGACATCGCCGAACGGGTGCGGCGCGCGGCCCCCGACGCCTGGATCGTCGACTTCACCAACCCGGTCGGCATCGTGACCCGTGCGCTGCTCCGCGCCGGGCACCGGGCCGTCGGGCTGTGCAACGTCGCGATCGGCCTGCAGCGGAAGTTCGCCGCGCTGCTGGACACCGCCCCGGGCGAGGTGCACCTGGACCACGTGGGCCTCAACCATCTGACCTGGGAGACGGGTGTCCGGCTGGGCGGCCCGGAGGGCGAGAACGTCCTGCCGCGGCTGCTCGCCGCGCACGGCGACACGCTCGCCGGGGACCTGCGGCTTCCGCGCGAGATCCTGGACCGCCTCGGCGCGGTGCCGTCGTACTACCTGCGCTACTTCTACGAGCACGACGCGGTCGTACGGGAGATGAAGGCCGGGCCGCCGCGGGCCACGGAGGTCGCGGCCCTGGAGGAGCGGCTCCTGGAGATGTACGGCGACCCGTCGCTGGACGAGAAGCCCGCACTGCTCGCCCGGCGGGGCGGCGCCTACTACTCGGAGGCCGCCGTGGACCTCGTCGCGTCGCTGCTCGGCGGAACGGGCAGCCCCTACCAGGTGGTCAACACGTACAACGACGGCACGCTGCCGTTCCTCCCCGACGACGCCGTCGTCGAGGTGCAGGCGGCCGTCGGCACCAAGGGTGCCGCGCCGCTGCCGCCGCCCGACGTCGATCCGCTGTACCGCGGGCTGATCGCGAGCGTCACGGCCTACGAGGAGCTGGCGCTGGAGGCGGCGCTGCGCGGCGGCCGTGACCGCGTCTTCAAGGCGCTGCTGGCCCACCCCCTGGTCGGCCAGCACGCGTCCGCCGAAGCGCTGACGGAGCGGCTGGTCGCACACAACCGGGAGCACCTCCCGTGGGCGTGA
- a CDS encoding glutamate ABC transporter substrate-binding protein, with the protein MPGATPDGTTKATPGGTTSAAPDITTNASPDGTTNATPQAKTGATAAEAARPRRPHRIGHLAPRLRGWGGVAGMAAVCALTAALTLLPLSRGGPPGGAPPGAGPAAAPPAKADDCTSPEASLRPSSADGPAIEEIKRRGRLIVGIDQNSYRWGYRRADGELEGFDIDLARAIARDILGDPEKIIFRAVPTNRRIAALDNGTVDLVVRTMTINCARIKQVAFSTAYFRTGQQVLAPRQSPITGFDDSLKGRRVCSAEGSTAYDALEKDSHGALFRDEDDDGPGDRNRLTVPNQLDCLVRLQLGEVDAVVTDAALAAGQAAQDPSVELKGDGPFTTEYYGVAARLGRDDLVRRVNKVLEQYRAGPWTQAYVKWLKEDLPGITGPPAPKYRED; encoded by the coding sequence ATGCCCGGTGCGACACCGGACGGCACGACGAAGGCGACACCGGGCGGCACGACGAGCGCAGCACCGGACATCACCACGAACGCGTCTCCGGACGGCACGACGAACGCGACACCACAAGCCAAGACCGGGGCCACGGCCGCGGAAGCGGCCCGGCCGCGCCGCCCGCACCGCATCGGACACCTCGCGCCGCGGCTGCGCGGCTGGGGCGGTGTCGCCGGGATGGCGGCGGTCTGTGCGCTCACCGCCGCCCTCACCCTGCTCCCGCTCTCACGGGGAGGCCCGCCGGGCGGCGCCCCCCCGGGTGCCGGCCCGGCGGCCGCGCCACCCGCGAAGGCCGACGACTGCACCAGCCCGGAGGCGTCGCTGCGGCCGTCGTCGGCGGACGGCCCGGCGATCGAGGAGATCAAGCGGCGCGGGCGGCTCATCGTCGGCATCGACCAGAACAGCTACCGCTGGGGCTACCGCCGGGCGGACGGCGAGCTGGAGGGCTTCGACATCGACCTGGCCCGGGCGATCGCCCGGGACATCCTGGGAGACCCCGAGAAGATCATCTTCCGGGCGGTCCCGACCAACCGGCGGATCGCCGCGCTCGACAACGGCACCGTGGACCTCGTCGTACGGACCATGACCATCAACTGCGCCCGGATCAAGCAGGTCGCCTTCTCCACGGCGTACTTCCGCACCGGCCAGCAGGTGCTCGCGCCCCGGCAGTCCCCGATCACCGGCTTCGACGACTCCCTCAAGGGCCGGCGGGTCTGCTCCGCCGAGGGCTCGACGGCCTACGACGCGCTGGAGAAGGACTCGCACGGAGCGCTGTTCCGGGACGAGGACGACGACGGTCCCGGCGACCGGAACCGGCTGACGGTCCCCAACCAACTGGACTGCCTGGTCCGGCTGCAGCTCGGCGAGGTGGACGCGGTCGTGACGGACGCGGCCCTCGCCGCGGGCCAGGCCGCCCAGGACCCGTCCGTCGAACTCAAGGGCGACGGGCCTTTCACCACCGAGTACTACGGCGTGGCCGCCAGACTGGGCAGGGACGACCTCGTCCGCAGGGTCAACAAGGTGCTGGAGCAGTACCGGGCGGGCCCCTGGACACAGGCGTACGTCAAGTGGCTGAAGGAGGACCTGCCCGGCATAACCGGCCCCCCGGCGCCGAAGTACCGGGAGGATTGA
- a CDS encoding mechanosensitive ion channel family protein: MFLAADPSDPPVSLDEAAERANEAAGWVEQNWATWLNVGLRILLIVVIAIMLRIAVRRALTKLIERMNRSAQAVEGTALGGLLVNAERRRQRSEAIGSVLRSVASFVILATAGLMVLGALNINLAPLLASAGVAGVALGFGARNLVTDFLSGVFMILEDQYGVGDTIDAGVASGEVIEVGLRVTKLRGADGEIWYVRNGEIKRIGNLSQGWATASVEVNVPPAEDLGRVRELIEEAATAMAKEEPWNERLWGPVEVLGLTEVLIDRMTVSVSAKTMPGKALGVERELRWRIKRAFDEAGVRIVGGLPQQAGGEQAASDPTAGMAAPSAYASTTSPQSVAASPISPPAPLSK; the protein is encoded by the coding sequence GTGTTCCTGGCCGCCGATCCGTCCGATCCGCCCGTCAGTCTCGACGAGGCCGCCGAGCGGGCCAACGAAGCTGCCGGATGGGTGGAGCAGAACTGGGCCACCTGGCTGAACGTGGGCCTGCGGATCCTGCTGATCGTGGTGATCGCGATCATGCTGCGCATCGCCGTCCGCCGCGCGCTCACCAAGCTCATAGAACGGATGAACCGCAGCGCCCAGGCCGTGGAGGGCACCGCCCTCGGCGGGCTGCTGGTGAACGCCGAGCGGCGCAGACAGCGCTCCGAGGCGATCGGCTCGGTGCTGAGGTCGGTCGCGTCGTTCGTGATCCTGGCCACGGCGGGTCTGATGGTCCTCGGCGCCCTCAACATCAATCTGGCCCCGCTGCTCGCCTCCGCCGGAGTCGCGGGCGTGGCCCTCGGGTTCGGCGCGCGGAATCTGGTCACCGACTTCCTCTCCGGCGTCTTCATGATCCTCGAGGACCAGTACGGAGTCGGCGACACGATCGACGCGGGGGTCGCCTCGGGCGAGGTGATCGAGGTCGGCCTGCGGGTGACCAAGCTGCGCGGCGCCGACGGCGAGATCTGGTACGTCCGCAACGGCGAGATCAAGCGGATCGGCAACCTGAGCCAGGGCTGGGCGACCGCCTCGGTGGAGGTGAACGTGCCGCCGGCCGAGGACCTGGGCCGGGTGCGCGAACTCATCGAGGAGGCCGCCACCGCCATGGCCAAGGAGGAACCCTGGAACGAGCGGCTGTGGGGTCCGGTCGAGGTCCTGGGCCTGACCGAGGTGCTGATCGACCGGATGACGGTCTCCGTGTCCGCCAAGACCATGCCGGGCAAGGCGCTGGGCGTGGAGCGCGAGCTGCGATGGCGCATCAAGCGCGCCTTCGACGAGGCGGGCGTGCGGATCGTCGGCGGACTGCCCCAGCAGGCCGGCGGGGAGCAGGCGGCGAGCGACCCGACGGCGGGCATGGCGGCCCCCTCCGCATACGCCTCCACCACGTCGCCGCAGTCGGTGGCGGCGTCCCCGATCTCCCCGCCGGCACCCCTGTCGAAGTAG
- a CDS encoding beta-N-acetylglucosaminidase domain-containing protein, producing the protein MRFGRRKQTATAVAVAVIGGLLGTAPGALAAPEVPGSTSTATPEREAAGTPPQIWPRPQTLRATGPAVPLGEDVTLLAAPDADPYAVETVREALRAAGVRNVHTELPGRGTLLRLGGTGALEALRALRVPERADLPRGGYRIGTGRIAGRDTVAVDGVGADGLFHGAQTLRQLAVNGTVPGVAVRDWPGTAVRGVTEGFYGRPWSHQQRLAQLDFMGRTKQNRYLYAPGDDAFRQARWREPYPAAQRAEFRELAERARRNHVTLAWAVAPAQSMCLASDDDVKALKRKIDAMWALGVRAFQLQFQDVSYSEWHCGRDPDTFGSGPGAAARAHARLAGEIAGHLAERHPGAEPLTVMPTEFYQDGATEYRTALAELLDPAVQVAWTGVGVVPRTITGRELAGARRVFGRAMVTMDNYPVNDYAQGRIFLGPYTGREPAVASGSAALLANAMEQPTVSRIPLFTAADYAWNPKGYRPQESWHAAVDDLAGGDPRTREALGALAGNHTSSILGSTESAYLQPLMAEFWRSRTTDDAKARDEAARRLRAAFTVMREAPERLAPLDAEVGPWLDQLARYGTAGELAVDMLQAQARGDGETAWRTSLALTPVRTEIGRGKVTVGKGVLDPFLTRVAKESATWTGADRRPGPVTRTGDAYTVRLDRARPVEAVTAMTEPGPDGAAGTLEAHVPGQGWRTLGGLAASGWTQSRLRGLRADALRITGAPAAPSVHALVPWFADEPQARLALGRGELDAPIGGGPQRTEAYVDAQRPDEVRGALTARAPKGIRVAVPKEVRAPRGRRTAVPVEVTVPPGTPAGEYEVPLAFGGEESTLTVRAYPATGGPDLFRTAAASSSGDETPDFPAAAATDGDPGTRWSSPAEDGAWWQAELPRPARLGQVVLHWQEAHAASYRIQVSGDGRTWRTAATVRDGRGGHESVRLDAPGTRFVRVQGDARATRFGYSLWSVEGYAVSEQGAGEP; encoded by the coding sequence GTGCGGTTCGGGCGCAGGAAGCAGACGGCGACCGCCGTCGCCGTCGCCGTGATCGGCGGGCTGCTGGGGACGGCTCCCGGGGCCCTCGCCGCCCCGGAGGTACCCGGCTCCACCAGCACGGCCACCCCCGAGCGGGAGGCCGCCGGGACGCCGCCGCAGATCTGGCCCCGTCCGCAGACGCTCAGGGCCACCGGGCCCGCCGTGCCGCTGGGTGAGGATGTGACGCTGCTGGCGGCCCCGGACGCCGACCCCTACGCCGTCGAGACCGTGCGCGAGGCGCTGCGCGCCGCCGGGGTGCGGAACGTCCACACGGAGCTGCCCGGGCGCGGCACGCTGCTCCGTCTCGGCGGAACCGGAGCACTCGAGGCGCTGCGCGCCCTGCGGGTACCCGAACGCGCCGATCTGCCCCGGGGCGGCTACCGGATCGGCACCGGCCGGATCGCCGGACGCGACACCGTCGCCGTGGACGGAGTCGGCGCGGACGGGCTCTTCCACGGGGCCCAGACGCTGCGGCAGCTCGCCGTGAACGGCACCGTGCCCGGTGTGGCCGTACGGGACTGGCCCGGCACGGCCGTCCGCGGGGTGACCGAGGGCTTCTACGGCCGGCCGTGGAGCCACCAGCAGCGGCTGGCGCAGCTCGACTTCATGGGCCGCACCAAACAGAACCGCTACCTCTACGCACCGGGCGACGACGCGTTCCGGCAGGCCCGCTGGCGCGAACCGTACCCCGCCGCCCAACGCGCCGAGTTCCGCGAGCTGGCCGAGCGGGCCCGGCGCAACCATGTGACGCTCGCCTGGGCCGTCGCCCCCGCCCAGTCCATGTGCCTGGCCTCCGACGACGACGTGAAGGCGCTCAAGCGCAAGATCGACGCGATGTGGGCGCTCGGTGTGCGCGCCTTCCAGCTGCAGTTCCAGGACGTCAGCTACAGCGAGTGGCACTGCGGCCGGGACCCCGACACCTTCGGTTCCGGCCCGGGCGCCGCGGCCCGGGCGCACGCGCGGCTCGCCGGGGAGATCGCCGGGCACCTCGCCGAACGCCACCCCGGCGCCGAGCCGCTGACGGTGATGCCCACGGAGTTCTACCAGGACGGCGCGACCGAGTACCGCACGGCGCTCGCCGAGCTGCTGGACCCCGCCGTCCAGGTCGCCTGGACGGGGGTCGGGGTCGTTCCGCGCACCATCACCGGACGGGAACTGGCCGGGGCCCGGCGGGTGTTCGGCCGCGCGATGGTCACCATGGACAACTACCCCGTCAACGACTATGCGCAGGGCCGCATCTTCCTCGGGCCCTACACCGGACGGGAGCCGGCCGTCGCGTCCGGCTCCGCCGCGCTGCTCGCCAACGCCATGGAGCAGCCGACGGTGTCCCGCATCCCGCTGTTCACCGCAGCCGACTACGCCTGGAACCCGAAGGGCTACCGGCCCCAGGAGTCCTGGCACGCGGCGGTGGACGACCTCGCGGGCGGCGACCCGCGGACCCGGGAGGCGCTCGGCGCGCTCGCCGGGAACCACACCTCGTCCATCCTCGGCTCCACCGAGTCCGCGTACCTCCAGCCCCTGATGGCCGAGTTCTGGCGCTCGCGCACCACCGACGACGCCAAGGCCAGGGACGAGGCGGCGCGGCGGCTGCGGGCGGCGTTCACCGTGATGCGGGAGGCCCCGGAGCGGCTGGCCCCGCTCGACGCCGAAGTGGGTCCCTGGCTGGACCAGCTGGCGCGCTACGGCACCGCCGGGGAACTCGCCGTCGACATGCTGCAGGCCCAGGCGCGCGGCGACGGCGAGACCGCCTGGCGGACGTCGCTGGCGCTCACCCCCGTGCGCACCGAGATCGGCCGGGGGAAGGTGACCGTCGGCAAGGGCGTGCTCGACCCCTTCCTCACCCGGGTGGCGAAGGAGTCGGCGACGTGGACGGGCGCCGACCGCAGGCCGGGCCCGGTGACCCGTACCGGCGACGCGTACACGGTCCGGCTGGACCGCGCCCGGCCCGTGGAGGCCGTGACCGCGATGACCGAGCCCGGTCCGGACGGCGCCGCGGGCACGCTGGAGGCGCATGTCCCGGGCCAGGGCTGGCGGACGCTCGGCGGGCTCGCGGCATCCGGCTGGACCCAGAGCCGCCTGAGGGGGCTGCGCGCGGACGCCCTCCGGATCACCGGGGCACCGGCGGCGCCCTCGGTGCACGCGCTCGTGCCGTGGTTCGCCGACGAGCCCCAGGCCCGGCTCGCCCTCGGCCGCGGCGAGCTGGACGCGCCGATCGGCGGCGGCCCGCAGCGCACCGAGGCGTACGTCGACGCCCAGCGGCCGGACGAGGTGCGCGGCGCGCTCACCGCCAGGGCGCCGAAGGGCATCAGGGTGGCCGTGCCGAAGGAGGTGCGGGCGCCCCGCGGCCGGCGTACGGCCGTGCCCGTCGAGGTGACGGTGCCGCCGGGGACCCCCGCGGGCGAGTACGAGGTGCCGCTCGCCTTCGGAGGGGAGGAGAGCACGCTGACCGTACGGGCCTACCCGGCGACCGGCGGCCCCGACCTGTTCCGGACGGCGGCGGCGTCGTCGTCCGGGGACGAGACCCCCGACTTCCCGGCCGCCGCCGCCACGGACGGCGACCCCGGCACCCGCTGGTCCTCCCCCGCGGAGGACGGCGCCTGGTGGCAGGCGGAACTCCCCCGGCCGGCCCGGCTGGGCCAGGTGGTCCTGCACTGGCAGGAGGCGCATGCGGCGAGCTACCGCATCCAGGTCTCGGGCGACGGGCGCACCTGGCGCACCGCCGCCACCGTCCGCGACGGCAGGGGCGGCCACGAGTCGGTCCGCCTGGACGCGCCGGGAACCCGTTTCGTCCGGGTGCAGGGTGACGCGCGGGCGACGCGCTTCGGCTACTCGCTGTGGTCGGTCGAGGGGTACGCGGTGTCGGAGCAGGGCGCCGGCGAACCCTGA
- a CDS encoding ricin-type beta-trefoil lectin domain protein produces MPELQKAVSTTASWESGCANATDSELAERVRSQGPVDHRAENELNQRHLAYAVVCAQLCTRGRVAADRLAREALKRAAEAARSGVDPSGTWRDFVLTCVHHTALSWARGGRRALLAPSFLSWADGHGESGADGHSSGGRPAGPPAKPGQQQALREGFFALPEAARGVLWYSLVDREPDERVATYVGVAAGDVPALRARARESLHAALLQAHAERAGDTRCNGFRRLVEAAAVAGDSPRCGDLTLHLDTCPACDGLLTQLILLADDLRTALADGLLVLDGAAYASAVARGLHTPDSGPPPSGGAEDGGGAMWDPGPAARPLPRRRPGRGVRVAGAVAAVAVVSLPLLLVAERHSGEQPGPGRGRAEDRPSASASPSGATTAPAQPESGITAPPGALVYGRIVHAGSGLCLDIEDGVIVKRGGTVVARCTQATTQRWALDAQGRLRNLHDSTFCLKADGDDAEVGVRPCDSDNPEKLGKMAFLLEPVGPIRPKSDPKVALVPDPDWVVNPRPLELRAATGGSDQRWTVESLASPTRGGAAARP; encoded by the coding sequence ATGCCGGAACTGCAGAAGGCCGTTTCGACGACGGCGTCCTGGGAGAGTGGCTGTGCGAACGCCACGGACTCGGAACTCGCCGAGCGCGTCCGCTCGCAAGGTCCGGTCGACCACCGGGCCGAAAACGAACTGAATCAGCGTCACCTCGCGTACGCCGTGGTCTGCGCACAGCTGTGCACCCGGGGCCGGGTGGCCGCCGACCGGCTGGCGCGTGAGGCGCTGAAGCGGGCGGCCGAGGCCGCGCGCTCGGGCGTCGACCCCTCCGGCACCTGGCGCGACTTCGTCCTGACGTGCGTGCACCACACGGCCCTGAGCTGGGCCCGGGGCGGCAGACGGGCCCTGCTCGCCCCCTCCTTCCTCAGCTGGGCGGACGGCCACGGCGAGAGCGGGGCGGACGGCCACAGCAGCGGCGGACGTCCTGCCGGGCCGCCGGCGAAGCCGGGGCAGCAGCAGGCGCTCCGCGAGGGCTTCTTCGCCCTCCCCGAGGCCGCCAGGGGCGTCCTCTGGTACTCGCTGGTGGACCGGGAGCCGGACGAGAGGGTCGCGACCTACGTCGGCGTGGCAGCGGGCGATGTTCCGGCCCTCCGGGCCAGGGCACGGGAGTCCCTGCACGCCGCCCTGCTCCAGGCTCACGCGGAGCGCGCCGGGGACACCCGCTGCAACGGCTTCCGGCGCCTCGTCGAGGCCGCGGCGGTCGCCGGCGACAGCCCCCGCTGCGGCGACCTCACCCTCCACCTCGACACATGCCCGGCCTGCGACGGGCTGCTGACGCAGCTGATCCTGCTCGCCGACGACCTGCGCACGGCACTGGCCGACGGGCTGCTCGTCCTGGACGGAGCGGCCTACGCGTCCGCCGTCGCGCGGGGGCTGCACACGCCGGACTCCGGTCCCCCGCCGAGCGGAGGGGCGGAGGACGGGGGCGGCGCGATGTGGGACCCCGGCCCGGCAGCCCGCCCCCTCCCCCGGCGCCGGCCGGGACGCGGGGTGCGCGTCGCCGGTGCGGTGGCCGCGGTGGCCGTCGTCTCGCTCCCCCTGCTGCTCGTCGCCGAGCGCCACTCCGGAGAGCAGCCCGGGCCCGGCCGCGGCCGGGCCGAGGACCGCCCGTCCGCCTCGGCATCGCCGAGCGGGGCCACCACCGCACCCGCGCAGCCCGAGTCCGGGATCACGGCTCCGCCCGGCGCTCTCGTCTACGGACGGATCGTGCACGCGGGCAGCGGGCTGTGCCTGGACATCGAGGACGGAGTGATCGTCAAGCGGGGCGGCACCGTGGTGGCCCGATGCACCCAGGCCACCACGCAACGATGGGCTCTGGACGCGCAGGGACGGCTCCGCAATCTCCACGACTCCACGTTCTGCCTGAAAGCGGACGGGGACGACGCGGAGGTCGGCGTCCGCCCGTGCGACTCGGACAACCCGGAGAAGCTGGGCAAGATGGCCTTCCTCCTCGAACCGGTGGGCCCGATCCGGCCGAAGTCCGACCCGAAGGTCGCCCTCGTCCCGGACCCGGACTGGGTGGTGAACCCACGGCCTCTGGAGCTTCGGGCCGCGACCGGCGGCAGCGACCAGAGGTGGACCGTGGAGTCTCTCGCCTCGCCCACACGGGGCGGGGCAGCGGCCAGGCCGTGA
- a CDS encoding HNH endonuclease, whose protein sequence is MPHVLVLNASYEPLGVVPLRRALVLVLENKAVCLEESGAFMHSATRVIPAPSVVRLKRFVRVPYRGPVPLTRRALFARDGGRCMYCGGVATSVDHVVPRSRGGQHVWDNVVAACRRCNHVKADRHLRELGWRLRHQPAPPSGLAWRIIGTGHRDPRWLPYLQPYGADDAMARIDGISA, encoded by the coding sequence GTGCCGCATGTCCTGGTCCTCAACGCGTCGTACGAGCCGCTCGGCGTCGTACCGCTCCGCCGCGCGCTCGTCCTCGTCCTCGAGAACAAGGCCGTCTGCCTCGAGGAGTCCGGCGCCTTCATGCACAGCGCGACCCGGGTGATCCCCGCGCCCAGCGTGGTCCGGCTCAAGCGTTTCGTCCGGGTCCCCTACCGGGGGCCCGTTCCTCTGACCCGTCGCGCGCTGTTCGCCCGCGACGGGGGCCGCTGCATGTACTGCGGTGGCGTCGCAACCAGCGTCGACCACGTCGTTCCGCGCAGTCGCGGCGGTCAGCACGTCTGGGACAACGTGGTGGCGGCGTGCCGCCGCTGCAACCACGTCAAGGCCGACCGGCACCTGCGCGAGCTGGGCTGGCGGCTGCGGCACCAACCCGCCCCGCCGAGCGGGCTCGCCTGGCGCATCATCGGCACCGGGCATAGGGACCCGCGCTGGCTGCCATACCTGCAGCCGTACGGCGCGGACGACGCGATGGCCCGGATCGACGGCATCTCCGCCTGA